A region from the Pseudomonas sp. Teo4 genome encodes:
- the gcvP gene encoding aminomethyl-transferring glycine dehydrogenase yields MSQSPSLHQLQELNPFLRRHLGPDASEQQAMLTTLGVASRSELIEQTVPPGIRLNRPLDLPPALDEQAALAKLAGYAEQNQVWTSLIGMGYHGTVTPTVILRNVLENPGWYTAYTPYQPEIAQGRLEALLNFQQMVIDLTGLALANASLLDEATAAAEAMALAKRVARSKSNAFFADEHCHPQTLSVLKTRAEGFGFELIVDSVDNLAKHKVFGALLQYPDTHGEVRDLRPLVDQLHSQQALACVAADLLSLVVLAPPGEWGADVVLGSTQRFGVPMGYGGPHAAYFACRDDYKRAMPGRIIGVSRDARGNTALRMALQTREQHIRREKANSNICTAQVLLANIAGFYAVYHGPEGLLRIAQRVHRLTFILAVGLEAKGIKRVNQHFFDTLTLDVGGAQAAIINSAEDARINLRILGRGHLGVSLDETCNEATVLRLFDILLGVDHGLDIAELDKHALPEGIPAALVRRTPYLAHPVFNLHHSETEMLRYLKQLENKDLALNQSMIPLGSCTMKLNATSEMIPITWPGFANIHPFAPAAQTTGYKAMIDELESWLCAITGFDAICMQPNSGAQGEYAGLMAITRYHRSRHQPQRTLCLIPSSAHGTNPASAQMAGMEVVIVECDDDGNVDLDDLKAKANAAGDRLSCLMVTYPSTHGVYEEGIREICEVIHQHGGQVYMDGANLNAQVGLTRPADIGADVSHMNLHKTFCIPHGGGGPGMGPIGIRAHLKPFVASHPVVPVPGLDPNNTAVSAAPWGSASILPISWMYIAMMGPQLADASEVAILSANYLACQLGGAFPVLYRGRNQRVAHECILDLRPLKAQTGITEEDVAKRLMDYGFHAPTMSFPVPGTLMVEPTESESKAELDRFVDAMLAIRGEISEVQEGNWPAEDNPLKHAPHTLADVLAPWNRPYSLEQGIAPSAHVRQHKYWPAVNRVDNVYGDRNLFCACVPVEAYR; encoded by the coding sequence ATGTCCCAGTCGCCATCCCTGCATCAACTGCAAGAGCTCAACCCGTTTCTGCGTCGCCATCTGGGGCCCGATGCCTCGGAGCAGCAGGCCATGCTCACTACGTTGGGCGTTGCCAGCCGCAGCGAGCTGATCGAGCAGACTGTCCCACCTGGTATCCGCCTGAACCGTCCTCTCGATCTTCCTCCAGCCCTGGATGAACAGGCCGCGCTGGCCAAGCTCGCTGGCTATGCCGAGCAGAACCAGGTGTGGACCAGTCTGATCGGCATGGGTTACCACGGCACGGTCACACCAACGGTGATCCTGCGTAACGTGCTGGAAAACCCTGGGTGGTACACCGCCTACACGCCCTACCAGCCGGAAATCGCCCAAGGGCGGCTGGAGGCATTGCTGAACTTCCAGCAGATGGTCATCGACCTGACCGGCCTGGCCCTGGCCAACGCTTCGTTGCTTGATGAAGCCACCGCTGCCGCTGAAGCCATGGCCTTGGCCAAGCGTGTGGCGCGCAGCAAGAGCAATGCCTTCTTCGCTGACGAGCACTGCCACCCACAGACCCTGTCAGTGCTGAAAACCCGTGCCGAAGGCTTTGGCTTCGAGCTGATCGTCGACTCTGTGGATAACCTTGCCAAGCACAAGGTGTTCGGCGCGTTGCTGCAGTACCCCGATACCCACGGCGAGGTGCGTGACCTGCGCCCGCTGGTCGATCAGCTTCACAGCCAGCAAGCTTTGGCCTGCGTGGCCGCAGACCTGCTGAGCCTGGTGGTGCTGGCGCCGCCGGGCGAGTGGGGCGCCGACGTGGTGCTTGGCTCGACCCAACGCTTTGGTGTGCCAATGGGCTACGGCGGCCCGCACGCGGCGTATTTCGCCTGCCGCGACGATTACAAGCGTGCCATGCCGGGGCGCATCATCGGTGTCTCCCGCGACGCCCGTGGCAACACCGCGCTGCGCATGGCGCTGCAGACTCGTGAGCAGCATATCCGCCGGGAAAAGGCCAACTCCAACATTTGTACCGCGCAGGTGCTGCTGGCCAACATCGCTGGCTTCTATGCTGTCTATCACGGGCCTGAGGGCCTGCTGCGCATTGCCCAGCGCGTGCACAGGCTGACCTTCATCCTGGCTGTCGGTCTCGAAGCCAAGGGCATCAAACGCGTCAACCAGCATTTCTTCGACACCCTGACCCTGGATGTCGGCGGTGCCCAAGCGGCGATCATCAACAGCGCCGAAGACGCTCGCATCAACCTGCGAATTCTCGGGCGAGGGCACCTGGGCGTGAGCCTGGACGAGACTTGCAACGAAGCAACGGTGCTGCGCTTGTTCGACATCTTGCTGGGCGTCGATCATGGCCTGGACATCGCAGAGCTCGACAAGCATGCCTTGCCGGAAGGCATTCCTGCTGCACTGGTGCGTCGCACGCCTTACCTCGCTCATCCGGTGTTCAACCTGCACCACAGCGAAACCGAGATGTTGCGCTACCTCAAGCAGCTGGAGAACAAAGACCTGGCACTGAACCAGTCGATGATCCCGCTCGGCTCATGCACCATGAAGCTCAACGCCACCAGCGAGATGATTCCCATCACCTGGCCGGGTTTCGCCAACATCCACCCCTTCGCACCGGCCGCCCAGACGACGGGCTACAAAGCGATGATCGACGAGTTGGAGAGCTGGTTGTGCGCCATCACCGGCTTTGACGCCATCTGCATGCAGCCCAACTCGGGCGCCCAAGGCGAGTACGCCGGGCTCATGGCCATCACCCGTTATCACCGCAGCCGTCATCAGCCCCAGCGTACCTTGTGCCTGATACCGTCCTCCGCCCACGGCACCAACCCGGCGTCGGCACAGATGGCAGGCATGGAGGTGGTGATCGTCGAATGCGACGACGACGGCAACGTCGACCTCGACGACCTCAAGGCCAAGGCCAACGCTGCCGGGGATCGGTTGTCCTGCCTGATGGTTACCTACCCCTCGACCCACGGCGTGTACGAGGAAGGCATTCGCGAAATCTGCGAGGTGATCCACCAGCATGGCGGCCAGGTGTACATGGACGGCGCCAACCTCAATGCCCAGGTTGGCCTGACCAGGCCGGCGGACATCGGCGCCGATGTGTCACACATGAACCTGCACAAGACTTTCTGCATTCCCCATGGCGGTGGTGGTCCGGGCATGGGACCTATCGGTATCCGCGCGCACCTCAAGCCGTTCGTCGCCAGCCACCCGGTGGTGCCGGTGCCGGGCCTGGACCCGAACAACACGGCGGTCAGTGCAGCGCCGTGGGGCAGTGCCAGCATTTTGCCGATCAGCTGGATGTACATCGCCATGATGGGGCCGCAGCTGGCCGATGCCAGCGAGGTGGCCATCCTGTCGGCGAACTACCTGGCCTGCCAGTTGGGCGGTGCGTTCCCCGTGCTGTATCGCGGCCGCAATCAGCGGGTGGCGCATGAGTGCATCCTCGACCTGCGCCCACTGAAGGCGCAGACCGGCATCACCGAGGAAGACGTGGCCAAGCGTCTGATGGACTACGGTTTCCATGCCCCGACCATGTCGTTCCCGGTGCCGGGGACGTTGATGGTGGAGCCGACCGAAAGTGAGTCGAAGGCAGAGCTGGACCGCTTCGTCGATGCCATGCTGGCAATTCGCGGCGAGATCAGCGAGGTACAGGAGGGTAACTGGCCGGCGGAGGACAACCCACTCAAGCACGCGCCGCATACACTGGCTGATGTGCTTGCGCCGTGGAATCGGCCGTACAGCCTGGAGCAAGGCATCGCCCCCAGTGCTCATGTGCGCCAGCATAAGTACTGGCCAGCGGTGAACCGGGTCGACAATGTGTATGGGGACAGGAACCTGTTCTGTGCGTGTGTGCCGGTGGAGGCATATCGCTGA
- a CDS encoding DUF2388 domain-containing protein: protein MRLKTAIAAAALLSLPMGSAMADELLRNLMTTGATTASSYLTSGDHKLVLAAQDDAGSFVASEGAIRGPFLEAALHQVRAEHPGIEASDMELANAILAKNAVAQ, encoded by the coding sequence ATGCGTCTCAAAACCGCCATCGCAGCTGCAGCCTTGCTGTCGCTGCCGATGGGCTCCGCCATGGCCGATGAGCTCTTGCGCAATCTCATGACGACCGGTGCAACTACCGCGTCGAGCTATCTGACATCCGGAGATCACAAACTGGTATTGGCGGCACAGGATGATGCCGGCAGCTTCGTAGCCAGTGAAGGCGCCATTCGCGGACCGTTCCTGGAGGCAGCATTGCACCAGGTACGCGCCGAGCACCCAGGGATTGAAGCAAGCGACATGGAACTGGCCAACGCCATTCTGGCGAAGAATGCCGTAGCCCAGTAA
- a CDS encoding GspE/PulE family protein: protein MHTPENPALDLKRVLEALLADQHLHANDTLHVLKHATTHPASHPLEQIADCGLEDHRQPGQRLDLDRLCQWLAGKVGQPYLRIDPMQLDMPQVAGLISPAFAQRHGILIVAADPSSVTVASAQPYQDDWQADLARSLGKPIRRVLASPLQIRQLGQSFFRLAHSVKGAQYQQSTSLGELEQLLELGKRQSESTADDAHIVHIVDWLLQYAVEQRASDIHLEPRRDKGRLRYRIDGLLHTVYAFPASVTLAVISRLKHLGRMDVAEKRRPQDGRLKSRLPGGEEVELRLSSLPTPFGEKLVLRLFDPQQLHESFASLGLEGEQLAQWQALLRQRQGIILVTGPTGSGKTSTLYASLKLLATPEVNLCTIEDPVERLEPAFNQLQVQPSLDLSFANGARALLRQDPDIIMIGEIRDRETALVAVQAALTGHLVLSTLHTNDACSAITRLQELGVADYLIKATLIGVMAQRLVRTLCGECHGGNPMAGAQPCRNCRGTGFQGRTGLFELLTPSDKLLARIGPGTDLAALREQAREQGLLDLRHCGEAKVALGLTSHEEVLRVCN, encoded by the coding sequence ATGCATACCCCAGAAAACCCGGCACTCGACCTCAAGCGCGTGCTCGAAGCCCTGCTCGCCGACCAACACCTGCACGCCAACGACACCCTGCACGTGCTGAAGCACGCCACCACTCACCCCGCCAGCCACCCGCTGGAGCAGATTGCTGACTGCGGCCTGGAAGACCACCGACAGCCCGGTCAACGATTGGACCTGGACCGCCTCTGCCAATGGCTGGCCGGCAAGGTCGGCCAACCCTATCTGCGCATCGACCCGATGCAACTCGACATGCCCCAGGTCGCGGGCCTGATATCCCCGGCCTTCGCCCAGCGTCACGGCATCCTCATCGTTGCCGCCGACCCTTCGAGCGTCACCGTCGCCAGCGCCCAGCCCTATCAGGATGACTGGCAGGCCGACCTGGCCCGCAGCTTGGGCAAGCCAATCCGTCGGGTGCTGGCCAGCCCGCTGCAGATACGCCAGCTGGGCCAGTCATTCTTCCGCCTGGCCCACTCGGTCAAGGGCGCGCAATACCAACAGTCGACCAGCCTGGGCGAGCTGGAGCAATTGCTGGAACTGGGCAAGCGCCAGTCCGAGTCGACTGCCGACGATGCTCACATCGTGCACATCGTCGACTGGCTGCTGCAGTACGCCGTTGAACAACGGGCCAGTGATATTCATCTGGAGCCTCGCCGCGACAAAGGCCGACTGCGATACCGCATCGACGGCTTGTTGCACACGGTCTATGCCTTTCCCGCCAGCGTGACCCTGGCGGTCATCAGCCGCCTCAAGCACCTGGGCCGCATGGATGTAGCGGAGAAACGCCGACCTCAGGATGGCCGTCTCAAGAGCCGCCTGCCCGGCGGTGAAGAAGTGGAACTGCGCCTTTCGTCCCTGCCTACCCCATTCGGCGAAAAGCTGGTGCTGCGCCTGTTCGACCCGCAGCAATTGCATGAGAGCTTCGCCAGCCTTGGCCTTGAGGGCGAACAGCTGGCGCAGTGGCAGGCGCTGTTGCGTCAGCGTCAGGGCATCATTCTGGTCACCGGGCCAACCGGCTCAGGCAAGACCAGCACGCTGTACGCCAGCCTCAAGCTGCTGGCTACGCCCGAGGTCAACCTGTGCACCATCGAAGACCCGGTTGAGCGCTTGGAGCCAGCATTCAACCAGCTGCAGGTCCAGCCAAGCCTGGACCTGAGCTTTGCCAATGGTGCACGCGCCCTGCTGCGCCAGGACCCAGACATCATCATGATCGGTGAAATTCGCGACCGCGAAACGGCGCTGGTGGCGGTTCAGGCAGCCCTGACTGGGCACCTGGTGCTTTCGACCTTGCACACCAACGACGCTTGCAGCGCCATCACCCGTCTGCAGGAGCTGGGGGTCGCCGATTACCTGATAAAGGCGACCCTCATCGGCGTCATGGCCCAACGCCTGGTGCGCACCCTGTGTGGTGAGTGCCATGGCGGCAATCCGATGGCCGGCGCCCAACCGTGCCGCAACTGCCGAGGTACGGGCTTCCAGGGCCGGACCGGTCTGTTCGAGCTGTTGACTCCCAGCGACAAACTGCTCGCCCGAATAGGCCCTGGCACCGACCTTGCGGCATTACGTGAGCAGGCCAGGGAGCAAGGGCTGCTGGATCTGCGCCATTGTGGGGAGGCAAAAGTCGCGCTGGGGCTGACCAGCCACGAGGAGGTCCTACGGGTCTGCAACTGA
- a CDS encoding Lrp/AsnC family transcriptional regulator, whose translation MQSELDAYDRRILELLQEDASLSSAQIAERVGLSQSPCWRRIQRLKEEGVIRGQVTLLDRKKVGLNTQIFAEVKLNAHGRSNFAEFTEAIRGFPEVLECYVLMGAVDFLLRIVTSDIEAYERFFFEKLSNVPGIQEVNSIVALSEIKSTTSLPLAR comes from the coding sequence ATGCAAAGCGAGCTGGACGCTTACGACCGCCGTATTCTCGAACTGCTGCAGGAGGATGCTTCGCTGTCCAGCGCACAGATCGCCGAGCGAGTTGGCCTTTCGCAATCGCCGTGCTGGCGCCGCATTCAGCGCTTGAAGGAGGAGGGGGTGATCCGTGGCCAGGTGACCTTGCTCGATCGCAAGAAGGTCGGGCTGAACACGCAGATCTTCGCCGAGGTGAAGCTCAATGCCCACGGCCGCTCCAATTTTGCCGAGTTCACCGAGGCAATTCGCGGTTTTCCGGAAGTGCTGGAGTGTTATGTGTTGATGGGAGCAGTCGATTTTCTGCTGCGCATCGTCACATCGGACATCGAAGCCTACGAGCGGTTCTTCTTCGAAAAGCTGTCGAACGTGCCGGGAATTCAGGAGGTCAACTCGATCGTGGCCTTGTCCGAAATCAAGTCCACGACCAGCCTGCCGCTGGCGCGGTGA
- a CDS encoding inorganic triphosphatase: MHKETELKLRASRETLAALREHPLLKKRNKSGWQTRELLNQYFDTPERDLSAARVALRLRRDGDVIIQTLKCRGQSVAGLSERNEFEWQLDKVKLDLKKLDATCWPEQLADLDKKTIKPLFTTDFTREYAEIAWGRGKSKVVIEAALDQGFVIAGKRKEEICELELELREGAPEALLELASELAASLPLMPCDISKAERGYRLLEPDSYELGLPHTELEAEMAVDDAYAALAWQLLGSSQRLAEQYRHNGHWRLLQDWVLCLSELRALTSSLGQAAPRPTTRALRTSLDALLEDWRPLVQAGNDDEDIRRAAPEQFAEELEDTRWGQFSLETSSWLLARSWTLDRKGRGERQGKAQLASWLGHLLGEEGRALKLPLYTQRPEDLAEQLPRIEQLLAWLHHARQVLEAPQMDRLYGDLKKLHELAEQPLSDELLEARIEQARAVDQSRGWKYLIKA; this comes from the coding sequence ATGCACAAAGAAACCGAACTCAAGCTCCGCGCCAGCCGCGAGACCCTTGCCGCCCTGCGCGAGCACCCCCTGCTGAAAAAGCGCAACAAGTCCGGCTGGCAGACCCGCGAGCTGCTCAATCAGTACTTCGACACCCCCGAGCGCGACCTCTCGGCTGCCCGCGTCGCCCTGCGCCTGCGCCGCGACGGCGATGTGATCATCCAGACCCTCAAGTGCCGTGGCCAAAGCGTTGCCGGCCTGTCCGAGCGTAACGAGTTCGAATGGCAGCTCGACAAGGTCAAGCTGGACCTGAAGAAGCTCGACGCCACTTGCTGGCCCGAGCAACTGGCCGACCTGGACAAGAAAACCATCAAGCCGCTGTTCACCACCGACTTCACCCGCGAATACGCGGAAATCGCCTGGGGCCGCGGCAAGAGCAAAGTGGTGATCGAGGCCGCACTGGACCAGGGCTTCGTCATCGCCGGTAAACGCAAGGAAGAGATCTGCGAGCTGGAGCTGGAACTGCGCGAAGGCGCCCCAGAAGCACTGCTGGAACTGGCCAGCGAACTGGCCGCCAGCCTGCCGCTGATGCCCTGCGACATCAGCAAGGCCGAACGCGGCTACCGCCTGCTGGAGCCCGACAGCTACGAGCTGGGCCTGCCCCACACCGAGCTTGAGGCCGAAATGGCGGTGGACGACGCCTATGCCGCCCTCGCCTGGCAATTACTGGGCAGCAGCCAGCGCCTGGCCGAGCAATACCGCCACAACGGCCACTGGCGCCTGCTGCAGGACTGGGTCCTGTGCCTGAGCGAACTGCGCGCCCTGACCAGCAGCCTCGGCCAGGCGGCACCACGCCCGACCACCCGCGCCCTGCGCACCAGCCTTGATGCACTGCTGGAAGACTGGCGCCCGCTGGTCCAGGCTGGCAACGACGACGAAGACATCCGCCGCGCCGCGCCCGAGCAGTTCGCCGAAGAGCTGGAAGACACCCGTTGGGGCCAGTTCTCTCTGGAAACCTCGAGCTGGCTGCTGGCTCGTAGCTGGACCCTCGATCGTAAAGGCCGTGGCGAGCGCCAGGGCAAGGCACAGCTGGCCAGCTGGTTGGGCCATCTGCTGGGCGAGGAAGGCCGCGCCCTGAAGCTGCCGCTCTACACCCAGCGCCCGGAAGACCTGGCCGAACAGCTGCCGCGTATCGAACAGCTGCTGGCCTGGTTGCACCATGCACGCCAGGTGCTCGAAGCGCCGCAGATGGACCGCCTGTACGGCGACCTGAAGAAGCTGCATGAGCTGGCCGAACAGCCGCTGTCCGACGAGCTGCTCGAAGCGCGCATCGAGCAGGCCCGGGCTGTGGATCAGAGCCGTGGTTGGAAGTACCTGATCAAGGCTTGA
- the argE gene encoding acetylornithine deacetylase, with protein MPLPTLKDQFAALIAAPSVSCTQPALDQSNRQVIDLLAGWLGDLGFKCDIQQVSPGKFNLLASRGTGPGGLVLAGHSDTVPYDPQLWASDPLKLTEVDGRWVGLGSCDMKGFFALVIEAVLPLLEHDFKQPLLILATCDEESSMSGARALAEAGQPLGRAAVIGEPTGLRPIRMHKGILMDRIDILGRSGHSSDPSLGRSAMEAMYAVMGELMGLRRQWQDTYRNPQFTVPTPTMNFGCIHGGDNPNRICGQCALEFDLRPLPGMDVEQLREAIRQKLKPVAERLDVRIDYKPLFPEVPPFEQAADAELVQVAERLTGHRAEAVAFGTEAPYLQQLGCQTIVLGPGDIACAHQPGEYLEMSRIEPTVRLLRDLIRHYCLN; from the coding sequence ATGCCGTTGCCGACGCTGAAAGACCAGTTCGCCGCCCTGATTGCCGCGCCTTCGGTCAGTTGCACCCAGCCAGCGCTGGACCAGTCCAATCGCCAGGTCATCGACTTGCTGGCGGGCTGGTTGGGTGACCTGGGTTTCAAGTGCGACATTCAGCAAGTCAGCCCGGGCAAGTTCAACTTGCTGGCCAGCCGTGGCACTGGGCCTGGCGGCTTGGTGCTGGCGGGCCACAGCGACACGGTGCCCTATGACCCACAGCTGTGGGCCAGTGACCCGCTCAAGCTGACCGAAGTCGATGGCCGCTGGGTCGGGCTGGGCAGTTGCGACATGAAGGGCTTTTTCGCCCTGGTGATCGAGGCTGTGTTGCCGCTGCTGGAGCACGACTTCAAGCAGCCGTTGCTGATTCTCGCCACTTGTGACGAAGAAAGCTCGATGTCCGGCGCCCGTGCCCTGGCCGAGGCCGGCCAGCCCCTGGGACGGGCGGCGGTGATCGGTGAGCCTACGGGCCTGCGGCCGATTCGCATGCACAAGGGCATCCTCATGGACCGCATCGACATTCTCGGGCGCAGTGGCCACTCGTCCGACCCGAGCCTGGGGCGCAGCGCCATGGAGGCCATGTATGCCGTGATGGGCGAGTTGATGGGGTTGCGCCGGCAATGGCAGGACACCTACCGCAACCCGCAGTTCACCGTGCCTACGCCCACCATGAACTTCGGCTGTATCCACGGGGGCGACAACCCCAACCGAATCTGCGGCCAGTGCGCCCTGGAGTTCGACCTGCGGCCACTGCCAGGCATGGATGTCGAGCAGCTGCGCGAGGCGATTCGGCAGAAGCTCAAGCCGGTCGCAGAGCGACTGGACGTGCGTATCGACTACAAGCCGCTGTTCCCGGAAGTGCCGCCGTTCGAGCAGGCCGCCGATGCCGAACTGGTGCAGGTGGCCGAACGTCTGACCGGGCATCGCGCCGAAGCGGTGGCGTTTGGCACCGAAGCGCCTTATCTTCAGCAGCTGGGTTGCCAGACCATCGTGCTGGGCCCTGGCGACATCGCCTGCGCTCACCAGCCTGGCGAATACCTTGAAATGTCACGAATCGAGCCTACCGTGCGTCTATTGCGTGACCTGATCCGGCACTATTGCCTCAATTAA
- the argA gene encoding amino-acid N-acetyltransferase → MPDYVNWLRHASPYINAHRDCTFVVMLPGDGVEHPNFGNIVHDLVLLHSLGVRLVLVHGSRPQIESRLAARGLSPHYHRGLRITDAATLDCVIDAVGALRLAIEARLSMDIAASPMQGSRLRVACGNLVTARPIGVLEGVDFHHTGEVRRIDRKGISRLLDERSIVLLSPLGYSPTGEIFNLACEDVATRAAIELGADKLLLFGAEPGLLDEHGKLVRELRPQQVAPHLARLGSDYQGELLDAAAEACKGGVARSHIVSYAEDGALLTELFTRGGGGTLVSQEQFEVVREATIDDVGGLLELISPLEEQGILVRRSREVLEREIEQFSVVEREGMIIACAALYPIADSEAGELACLAVNPEYRHGGRGDELLERIESRARALGLNTLFVLTTRTAHWFRERGFAPSGVERLPAARASLYNYQRNSKIFEKSL, encoded by the coding sequence ATGCCCGATTACGTCAACTGGCTACGCCATGCCTCCCCGTACATCAATGCCCATCGCGATTGCACCTTCGTGGTCATGCTTCCCGGCGATGGGGTGGAACACCCGAATTTCGGCAACATCGTCCATGACCTGGTGCTGCTGCACAGCCTTGGCGTGCGGCTGGTGCTGGTGCATGGCTCGCGCCCGCAAATCGAAAGCCGCCTGGCGGCACGCGGGCTGAGCCCGCACTATCACCGTGGTCTGCGCATTACTGACGCGGCCACCCTGGATTGCGTGATCGACGCGGTCGGCGCCTTGCGCCTGGCCATCGAGGCGCGGCTGTCGATGGATATCGCAGCCTCTCCGATGCAGGGCTCGCGCCTGCGGGTGGCCTGCGGCAACCTGGTCACCGCGCGGCCGATTGGCGTGCTCGAAGGTGTTGATTTCCACCACACCGGCGAAGTCCGTCGGATCGACCGCAAGGGCATCAGCCGTTTGCTCGACGAGCGTTCCATCGTGCTGTTGTCGCCGCTGGGGTATTCGCCCACTGGCGAAATCTTCAACCTGGCCTGCGAAGACGTCGCTACCCGTGCCGCCATCGAGCTGGGTGCCGACAAGCTGCTGCTGTTCGGTGCCGAGCCAGGCTTGCTGGATGAACACGGCAAACTGGTGCGCGAGCTTCGTCCGCAGCAGGTGGCGCCGCACCTGGCGCGCCTGGGCAGCGACTATCAGGGCGAGCTGCTGGATGCTGCTGCCGAGGCGTGCAAGGGCGGTGTGGCGCGTAGCCATATCGTCAGTTATGCCGAGGACGGTGCACTGCTCACCGAGCTGTTCACTCGCGGGGGCGGCGGTACGCTGGTCTCTCAAGAGCAGTTCGAGGTGGTGCGTGAAGCCACCATCGACGATGTCGGCGGCCTGTTGGAGCTGATCAGCCCGCTGGAAGAGCAGGGCATTCTGGTGCGTCGTTCGCGTGAGGTGCTGGAGCGGGAGATCGAGCAGTTCAGCGTGGTCGAGCGTGAAGGCATGATCATCGCCTGTGCGGCGTTGTATCCGATTGCCGATTCCGAGGCAGGCGAGCTGGCGTGTCTGGCGGTGAACCCGGAGTACCGCCATGGCGGGCGCGGGGACGAGTTGCTTGAGCGCATCGAGAGCCGGGCGCGGGCGTTGGGGTTGAATACCTTGTTCGTGCTTACCACGCGGACTGCGCACTGGTTCCGTGAGCGTGGCTTTGCGCCAAGTGGTGTGGAGCGGCTGCCGGCGGCGCGGGCATCGCTGTACAACTACCAGCGTAATTCGAAGATTTTCGAGAAGTCGCTGTAA
- a CDS encoding glutamine synthetase family protein — protein sequence MSVPPRAVQLNEANAFLKEHPEVLYVDLLIADMNGVVRGKRIERTSLHKVYEKGINLPASLFALDINGSTVESTGLGLDIGDADRICYPIPGTLSNEPWQKRPTAQLLMTMHELEGEPFFADPREVLRQVVSKFTEMGLTICAAFELEFYLIDQENVNGRPQPPRSPISGKRPQSTQVYLIDDLDEYADCLQDILEGAKEQGIPADAIVKESAPAQFEVNLHHVADPLKACDYAVLLKRLIKNIAYDHEMDTTFMAKPYPGQAGNGLHVHISVLDKDGNNIFTSEDPEQNAALRHAVGGVLETLPASMAFLCPNVNSYRRFGAQFYVPNAPSWGLDNRTVALRVPTGSPDAVRVEHRVAGADANPYLMMAAVLAGVHHGLTNKIEPGEPIEGNSYEQLEQSLPNNLRDALRELDDSEILNKYIDPKYIDIFVACKESELEEFEHSISDLEYNWYLHTV from the coding sequence ATGTCGGTACCCCCGCGTGCCGTTCAGCTTAACGAAGCGAACGCGTTCCTTAAGGAACATCCTGAGGTTCTCTACGTTGACCTTCTGATTGCAGATATGAATGGTGTGGTTCGTGGCAAACGAATCGAACGCACCAGCCTCCACAAGGTTTACGAGAAAGGCATCAACCTGCCTGCCTCCCTCTTCGCCCTGGACATCAACGGTTCCACCGTAGAAAGCACCGGGCTTGGCCTGGATATCGGCGATGCTGACCGCATCTGCTACCCGATTCCTGGCACTCTCTCCAACGAACCCTGGCAGAAACGCCCCACCGCCCAGTTGCTGATGACCATGCACGAGCTCGAAGGCGAGCCGTTCTTCGCCGACCCGCGCGAAGTGCTGCGTCAGGTGGTGAGCAAGTTCACCGAGATGGGCCTGACCATCTGTGCCGCGTTCGAACTGGAGTTCTACCTGATCGACCAGGAGAACGTGAACGGCCGTCCGCAGCCACCGCGCTCGCCGATTTCGGGCAAGCGTCCACAGTCGACCCAGGTGTACCTGATCGACGACCTCGACGAATACGCCGACTGCCTCCAGGACATCCTTGAAGGTGCCAAGGAGCAAGGCATTCCGGCAGACGCCATCGTCAAGGAAAGCGCCCCGGCGCAGTTCGAAGTCAACCTGCACCACGTCGCCGACCCGCTCAAGGCTTGTGACTACGCAGTGCTGCTCAAGCGCCTGATCAAGAACATCGCCTACGACCATGAAATGGACACCACCTTCATGGCCAAGCCCTACCCGGGCCAGGCAGGCAACGGCCTGCATGTACACATTTCCGTGCTGGACAAAGATGGCAACAACATCTTCACCAGCGAGGATCCCGAGCAGAACGCCGCGCTACGTCACGCTGTCGGCGGTGTGCTCGAGACCCTGCCCGCGTCCATGGCGTTCCTCTGCCCGAACGTCAACTCGTACCGCCGCTTCGGCGCTCAGTTCTACGTGCCGAACGCACCGAGCTGGGGCCTGGACAACCGTACCGTGGCCCTGCGCGTGCCGACCGGCTCGCCGGACGCCGTTCGTGTCGAGCACCGCGTTGCTGGTGCCGACGCCAACCCGTACCTGATGATGGCGGCCGTGCTGGCCGGTGTGCACCACGGCCTGACCAACAAGATCGAGCCGGGTGAGCCAATCGAAGGCAACTCGTACGAGCAGCTGGAGCAAAGCCTGCCGAACAACTTGCGCGATGCCCTGCGCGAGCTGGACGACAGCGAGATCCTGAACAAGTACATCGATCCGAAGTACATCGACATCTTCGTCGCGTGCAAGGAAAGCGAGCTGGAGGAGTTCGAGCACTCGATCTCCGACCTCGAGTACAACTGGTATCTGCATACCGTGTAA